Proteins from one Staphylococcus saprophyticus subsp. saprophyticus ATCC 15305 = NCTC 7292 genomic window:
- a CDS encoding PadR family transcriptional regulator, whose translation MSISDQMMKGLLDGAILGLIAQGETYGYEILDKLKSQQFPEISDGSIYPVLLRLNKKGYVTSVSKKSMTGGPKHKYYSITDTGKNELNQFKANWHYLNNGMNNLMRSVNDVN comes from the coding sequence ATGTCAATATCTGATCAAATGATGAAAGGATTGTTAGATGGAGCTATTTTAGGTTTAATTGCACAAGGCGAAACATATGGCTATGAAATATTAGACAAATTAAAATCACAACAATTTCCAGAAATCAGTGATGGCAGTATTTATCCAGTATTATTACGCTTAAATAAAAAAGGTTATGTTACAAGTGTTTCTAAAAAATCGATGACTGGTGGACCTAAACATAAATATTACTCAATTACTGATACTGGTAAAAATGAATTAAATCAATTTAAAGCAAATTGGCATTATTTGAATAATGGTATGAATAATTTGATGAGGAGTGTAAACGATGTTAACTAA
- a CDS encoding helix-hairpin-helix domain-containing protein has protein sequence MTIDLPKIGKPATNALHHIGVKTLEDIAGYDRTTLLAIHGVGPKAMDILEDNLKKHNMNFKEDIGFDVPFHLTGDLKCDNAPKRRVMLDFLIGSALVDKDKLQAIVAEDFKWEVVDAFQLTGFDAFYQELEDHKETIVSIDVKMNISHGKSGALHGTQILENGTTIYFADMFEFTSHRKDAKVKSITSYIIMNEGES, from the coding sequence ATGACGATAGATTTACCTAAAATAGGGAAACCAGCGACGAATGCATTACACCATATAGGGGTAAAAACATTAGAAGATATTGCTGGATATGATAGAACGACATTATTAGCAATACATGGTGTAGGACCGAAAGCAATGGATATATTGGAAGATAACTTGAAAAAACATAACATGAATTTTAAAGAGGATATTGGATTTGATGTGCCATTTCACTTAACTGGTGATTTGAAATGTGATAACGCACCTAAGAGAAGAGTCATGCTAGATTTTTTAATTGGCTCAGCACTTGTGGATAAAGACAAATTGCAAGCGATCGTTGCAGAGGACTTTAAATGGGAAGTAGTAGACGCATTTCAATTAACTGGATTTGACGCATTTTATCAAGAGCTTGAAGACCACAAAGAAACTATTGTATCCATAGATGTGAAAATGAATATAAGTCACGGTAAATCTGGTGCATTGCATGGTACGCAGATTTTGGAAAATGGTACAACGATTTATTTTGCTGATATGTTTGAATTTACAAGTCACCGTAAAGATGCCAAAGTTAAATCAATAACATCATATATAATAATGAATGAAGGAGAATCATAA
- a CDS encoding SRPBCC family protein, with amino-acid sequence MSVKIVENNIIFTREFKATAEQIFKAYTDQNLFEKWFHPQGATTEVYESDVQTGGNAFFAIRAPQGTSYTVTQYTEVIQPTLIDYNDYFADKDGNIDQKMAGMHNTIHIEDNDNGVAKLTSVAVLPDPKAAQQLLDMGVEEGMNSTFDNLETLLETL; translated from the coding sequence ATGAGTGTAAAAATTGTAGAAAATAACATCATATTTACGAGGGAATTTAAAGCTACTGCAGAACAAATTTTTAAAGCATATACAGACCAAAATTTATTTGAAAAATGGTTTCACCCACAAGGTGCCACTACAGAAGTGTATGAATCTGATGTACAAACGGGTGGGAATGCCTTTTTTGCTATACGCGCACCACAAGGTACGAGCTATACTGTAACGCAATATACCGAAGTGATACAACCCACGCTGATTGATTATAATGATTATTTTGCAGATAAAGATGGTAATATTGATCAAAAAATGGCTGGTATGCACAATACGATTCATATTGAAGATAACGATAATGGTGTAGCAAAGCTTACTTCAGTTGCTGTATTACCCGACCCTAAAGCGGCACAACAATTATTAGATATGGGTGTCGAAGAAGGTATGAATAGTACGTTTGATAACTTAGAGACATTATTAGAAACTTTATAA
- a CDS encoding Rrf2 family transcriptional regulator: protein MNTQFSVSIHILTLLATEKEPVSSQYIADSINSNATLVRKICRYLRDGHYIQSSQGISGYSLSSSANEIHLGDLYQLIFSETMHFAKIHKDTNQHCHVGKNISHALDEIYSEVDTTIINKLNTYTIQSVIDHF, encoded by the coding sequence TTGAACACTCAATTTTCTGTGTCCATACACATTCTTACACTATTAGCCACTGAAAAAGAACCAGTATCTAGTCAATATATAGCAGATAGCATCAATAGTAATGCCACACTAGTTCGTAAAATATGTCGTTATTTAAGAGACGGTCATTATATTCAAAGTAGTCAAGGTATCTCGGGATACAGTCTATCTTCTTCCGCAAATGAGATTCACTTAGGCGACCTATACCAACTTATCTTTTCAGAAACAATGCATTTCGCAAAAATTCATAAAGATACCAATCAACATTGTCATGTAGGTAAAAATATTAGCCATGCGCTAGATGAAATTTATAGTGAAGTTGATACAACCATAATTAATAAACTAAACACGTATACAATCCAATCGGTCATTGATCATTTTTAA
- a CDS encoding formate/nitrite transporter family protein produces MVDNGKSINDTYTSKETIENINNQVQMKEVMFSQTPGRYALKSIMSGFLLAIVTVFMLGIKTQFAGTNEGLVNLMGAISFSLALVLIVLTNSELLTSNFMYLTVGWYYKIIGMNKALGIMLVCFLFNIIGGFILFALMKFTPIMTPEMISSLTSMVDGKTIDSRWYAILVKAIFCNFFINIGIYVSIQFKDGLSKAFFIACGVIVFVFMGYEHVVFNAGLYLGMVFYDFDAVAWLHVLKNIVCAFIGNFIGGGIFVGLVYAYLNGRRDSWHSKS; encoded by the coding sequence ATGGTTGATAATGGCAAGTCTATAAACGATACATATACGTCAAAAGAAACAATTGAAAATATTAATAATCAGGTACAAATGAAAGAAGTCATGTTTAGCCAAACTCCAGGACGCTATGCACTAAAATCCATTATGTCAGGATTTCTATTAGCTATTGTTACAGTATTTATGCTAGGTATCAAAACACAATTTGCAGGAACGAATGAAGGTTTAGTGAATCTGATGGGCGCCATTTCTTTTAGTTTAGCATTGGTGTTGATTGTGTTAACTAATTCAGAATTATTAACTAGTAATTTTATGTATCTGACAGTGGGTTGGTATTATAAAATCATTGGTATGAATAAAGCGTTAGGTATTATGTTGGTTTGTTTCTTATTTAATATAATCGGTGGTTTTATACTTTTTGCATTAATGAAATTTACACCTATTATGACACCAGAAATGATCAGTAGCTTAACTAGTATGGTCGACGGCAAAACCATTGATAGTAGATGGTATGCGATTTTAGTAAAAGCGATTTTTTGTAATTTCTTTATTAATATCGGCATCTATGTATCAATTCAATTTAAAGATGGTTTATCCAAAGCATTTTTCATCGCTTGTGGAGTGATTGTATTTGTATTTATGGGATACGAGCATGTTGTGTTTAATGCTGGGTTATATTTAGGTATGGTTTTTTATGATTTCGACGCGGTAGCATGGTTACATGTATTGAAAAATATTGTCTGCGCGTTTATTGGTAATTTTATCGGGGGAGGTATTTTCGTAGGGTTAGTTTATGCATATTTGAATGGAAGAAGAGATAGTTGGCATAGTAAATCATAA
- a CDS encoding GNAT family N-acetyltransferase: MSDYNIRIATESDAEALQQLMHEAFTPLRELGIDWPSVNADLALVKDNLTKNTTFVLEDDKEIISTITVRFPWESKRRISIYPFVWWFATKPSYDGKGIGSKLLKYVEETFLRDTLKVPAVTLGTSARKHPWLLDIYKKRGYEIYNEHESEDGDLGVIMRKVLIPERFDEDVLGKPPFH, encoded by the coding sequence ATGTCTGATTACAATATAAGAATTGCAACAGAGTCAGATGCAGAAGCGCTACAACAACTTATGCATGAGGCTTTTACACCATTAAGAGAATTGGGAATTGATTGGCCATCTGTCAATGCTGATTTAGCTTTGGTAAAAGATAATCTAACAAAAAATACTACATTTGTATTAGAAGATGATAAAGAAATCATTTCAACTATAACAGTGCGTTTTCCATGGGAAAGTAAACGACGTATTTCCATATATCCATTTGTGTGGTGGTTTGCAACTAAGCCTTCATATGATGGTAAAGGGATAGGTAGTAAATTGTTAAAATATGTAGAAGAAACATTTTTACGAGATACACTTAAAGTACCAGCTGTAACTTTAGGTACCTCAGCCCGTAAACACCCGTGGCTTCTAGATATTTATAAAAAACGTGGATATGAAATTTATAATGAACATGAAAGTGAAGATGGCGATTTAGGTGTTATCATGAGAAAAGTACTTATACCAGAAAGATTTGATGAAGATGTGTTGGGAAAACCACCATTCCATTAA
- a CDS encoding YSIRK-type signal peptide-containing protein (The YSIRK form of extended signal peptide directs nascent proteins to the cross-wall site, while signal peptides lacking YSIRK direct proteins instead to the cell pole. A large fraction of YSIRK proteins are surface proteins anchored by sortase-mediated processing of a C-terminal LPXTG motif.) has protein sequence MKKNNIQKNGNSRQRFSIRKYSIGTVSVLAATFFIASGNVSFASESSSNELKNEQTSAKDESNRAISPSVTNENLMSNQRMTKQKIFKHNHKMNFKIQTNHKLTMIAQIRLQK, from the coding sequence TTGAAGAAAAACAATATCCAAAAAAATGGTAATTCGAGGCAAAGATTCAGTATAAGAAAATATTCTATCGGCACAGTATCTGTATTAGCGGCTACATTTTTTATTGCTAGCGGAAATGTGTCATTTGCAAGTGAATCTTCAAGTAATGAATTAAAGAATGAACAAACTTCAGCGAAAGACGAGTCAAATCGTGCAATATCGCCGTCAGTTACAAATGAAAACCTGATGTCAAATCAACGGATGACCAAACAAAAAATCTTCAAGCACAACCACAAGATGAACTTCAAAATACAAACCAATCACAAGCTAACAATGATAGCTCAAATACGCCTACAAAAGTAG